One window from the genome of Mumia sp. ZJ1417 encodes:
- the ftsY gene encoding signal recognition particle-docking protein FtsY, which translates to MSDTTQYLFIGLVIAVLLIGGIAAFVVGSRGKALPPADTVDRRLDDLREHPEHEPAPTGDGLEPLLPEPGEIDESDSDNEPGAVATEGAPTAPELEQPAPTAGRLVRLRERLSRSQSSLGRGLLALLGRDRLDEDTWEEIEDTLLAADVGVAPTQELVERLRTRIKVEGVADPERAKSILREELVALVDPSYDRAVAAKGADGTPGVVLVVGVNGTGKTTTVGRLARVLVADGDTVLLGAADTFRAAAADQLQTWGERVGVPTVRGPEGGDPASIAFDAVKTGKEGGYDTVVVDTAGRLHTKTGLMDELGKVKRVIEKQAPVTEVLLVIDATTGQNGLTQARVFAEVVDVTGIVLTKLDGTAKGGIVIAVQRELGVPVKLVGLGEGADDLAPFEPEEFVDALLS; encoded by the coding sequence GTGTCTGACACCACGCAGTACCTCTTCATCGGTTTGGTCATCGCTGTCCTCCTGATCGGCGGTATCGCCGCCTTCGTAGTCGGCTCCCGCGGCAAGGCCTTGCCGCCCGCCGACACGGTCGACCGGCGCCTCGACGACCTCCGCGAGCACCCCGAGCACGAGCCGGCGCCGACCGGCGACGGACTCGAGCCGTTGCTGCCCGAGCCGGGGGAGATCGACGAGTCGGACTCCGACAACGAGCCAGGCGCAGTCGCCACCGAGGGGGCACCGACCGCGCCGGAGCTCGAGCAGCCTGCGCCCACGGCCGGCCGTCTCGTCCGCCTGCGCGAGCGCCTGTCGCGCTCGCAGTCGTCGCTCGGTCGCGGTCTGCTCGCGCTCCTGGGTCGGGACCGGCTCGACGAGGACACCTGGGAGGAGATCGAGGACACCCTCCTCGCCGCCGACGTCGGCGTCGCTCCGACCCAGGAGCTCGTCGAACGGCTGCGGACCCGCATCAAGGTCGAGGGCGTCGCGGATCCCGAGCGGGCCAAGTCGATCCTCCGCGAGGAGCTCGTGGCGCTGGTCGACCCCTCGTACGATCGTGCGGTCGCCGCGAAGGGTGCCGACGGGACGCCGGGCGTCGTGCTCGTCGTCGGCGTCAACGGCACCGGCAAGACCACGACCGTCGGGCGCCTCGCGCGCGTGCTGGTCGCGGATGGCGACACGGTCCTGCTCGGCGCCGCCGACACGTTCCGCGCCGCGGCGGCCGACCAGCTCCAGACCTGGGGCGAGCGCGTGGGCGTGCCGACCGTCCGTGGCCCTGAGGGCGGCGACCCCGCGTCGATCGCGTTCGACGCGGTCAAGACCGGCAAGGAGGGCGGCTACGACACCGTCGTCGTCGACACTGCTGGTCGCCTGCACACCAAGACGGGCCTGATGGACGAGCTCGGCAAGGTCAAGCGCGTCATCGAGAAGCAGGCTCCGGTCACCGAGGTGCTGCTGGTCATCGATGCGACCACCGGCCAGAACGGTCTGACCCAGGCGCGCGTGTTCGCCGAGGTCGTGGACGTGACCGGCATCGTGCTGACCAAGCTCGACGGGACGGCCAAGGGCGGCATCGTGATCGCCGTCCAGCGCGAGCTCGGCGTCCCGGTCAAGCTCGTCGGGCTCGGAGAGGGCGCCGACGACCTTGCACCGTTCGAGCCCGAGGAGTTCGTGGACGCCCTCCTCTCCTAA
- the cydD gene encoding thiol reductant ABC exporter subunit CydD yields MSSTAVQAGSTRPLDPRLVRRSRAVRSYLVTSVALATVMAALVVAQSWLIARIVSDGFEGSGPVPAVTAAVVALAVAVLARAGLGWIHEVVSARAAVRVKTQLRDEVVASLLDGAPRRGPRPESSHVVTLLGPGLDKLDTYFARYLPALALALTVPAVVIVAAFVADPLSGVTIAVTLPLTVLFMVLVGYMTRDRTERRWRAMVRLGHHFSDVLDGLVVLKVFGRSRNQTKGIAEVGERNREETMGALRLAFLSSFVLELVATISVALVAVSIGLRIVEGHMSLMTGLFVLVLAPDAYLPLRQVGSHFHDSAEGQSVADDVYEILDGEAGGRAPTYRDHPAPDLTGATIAVDGVTVSYEGRSIPALPPTTLTIEPGRVTALTGPSGCGKSTLVDVLMGFVAPTAGRVTIRAADGTSYDLADLDLASWRTRIAWVPQVPGVLEGTIAANVRLGAPDASDDDVTRALRDAGAPDLHPWREVHEAGANLSAGERRRLAVARALLRVRRGGAAVMLLDEPTAGLDAATEREVRRSLRDARVTVVVVAHRSALVADADTVIALTAPTGVTA; encoded by the coding sequence ATGAGCAGTACGGCCGTACAAGCTGGGTCGACCCGCCCGCTGGACCCACGTCTGGTGCGTCGCTCGCGTGCGGTGCGGTCGTACCTGGTCACCAGCGTCGCCCTCGCGACCGTCATGGCCGCCCTGGTGGTCGCCCAGTCCTGGTTGATCGCGCGGATCGTGTCGGACGGGTTCGAGGGCTCAGGCCCCGTCCCCGCCGTCACGGCCGCGGTGGTCGCCCTCGCGGTGGCCGTGCTGGCGCGGGCGGGGCTCGGGTGGATCCACGAGGTGGTCTCCGCCCGCGCTGCCGTCCGGGTGAAGACGCAGCTGCGTGACGAGGTGGTCGCGAGCCTGCTCGACGGCGCGCCTCGGCGGGGGCCACGCCCGGAGTCGAGCCATGTCGTGACCCTGCTCGGGCCGGGACTCGACAAGCTCGACACCTACTTCGCCCGCTATCTGCCGGCACTCGCACTGGCGCTGACCGTGCCGGCGGTCGTGATCGTCGCGGCTTTCGTGGCCGACCCGCTGTCGGGCGTCACGATCGCGGTGACCCTGCCGCTGACCGTCCTGTTCATGGTGCTCGTCGGCTACATGACGCGCGACCGTACGGAGCGGAGGTGGCGCGCGATGGTCCGGCTCGGCCACCACTTCTCGGACGTCCTCGACGGACTGGTCGTGCTCAAGGTGTTCGGCCGCTCGCGCAACCAGACCAAGGGCATCGCCGAGGTGGGGGAGCGCAACCGTGAGGAGACGATGGGGGCGCTGCGGCTGGCGTTCCTGTCGTCTTTCGTCCTCGAGCTGGTGGCGACGATCTCGGTGGCGCTGGTCGCCGTCTCGATCGGGCTGCGGATCGTCGAGGGCCACATGTCCCTGATGACGGGCCTGTTCGTGCTCGTGCTCGCCCCGGACGCGTATTTGCCCTTGCGGCAGGTCGGCTCGCACTTCCACGACTCCGCCGAGGGACAGTCGGTCGCTGACGACGTGTACGAGATCCTCGACGGTGAGGCTGGTGGTCGAGCACCCACGTATCGAGACCACCCTGCCCCCGACCTCACCGGCGCCACGATCGCCGTCGACGGCGTGACCGTCTCGTACGAGGGACGCAGCATCCCCGCGCTTCCTCCGACGACGCTGACCATCGAGCCGGGTCGGGTCACCGCCCTGACCGGCCCGTCGGGCTGCGGCAAGAGCACGCTCGTCGACGTGCTCATGGGGTTCGTCGCGCCCACCGCCGGCCGCGTCACCATCCGTGCCGCGGACGGGACGTCGTACGACCTGGCCGACCTCGACCTCGCTTCTTGGCGGACCCGCATCGCGTGGGTCCCCCAGGTGCCGGGGGTCCTCGAGGGCACGATCGCGGCGAACGTCCGCCTGGGCGCACCCGACGCGTCCGACGACGACGTGACCCGAGCGCTGCGCGACGCCGGCGCGCCCGACCTGCACCCCTGGCGCGAGGTCCACGAGGCCGGTGCCAACCTCTCCGCGGGTGAGCGGCGCAGGCTCGCCGTCGCACGTGCGCTGCTGCGCGTACGGCGTGGGGGAGCGGCCGTGATGCTCCTCGACGAACCGACGGCGGGTCTGGACGCGGCCACCGAGCGGGAGGTCCGGCGCAGCCTGCGCGACGCACGGGTCACCGTCGTGGTGGTCGCGCACCGCTCTGCGCTGGTCGCGGACGCCGACACCGTCATCGCCCTCACCGCACCGACGGGGGTGACCGCATGA
- a CDS encoding penicillin-binding transpeptidase domain-containing protein yields MPFTSVRRLASGAVVAMVAAGTLAACSGPSADPEAERLAEGLSALDLAKVPIDDPQASEALATITRGMDELKPTVSVESVEEDDDRATVTLSYRWTLGPEATWSYETEAAMTRKDDSWTVAWDPTLVAPDLADGQRLRIRTVMPERGDIMGGEGTALVTERSVLRVGLDKAAVEPARHDSSARAIARLVEIDPAAFAKRVSQSGPKAFVEALVVRTEQAPPLGAVEAIQGGAVITDTLPLAPSRTFAAGVLGSVGEATKELVDESEGRLRSGDVTGLSGLQRRYDETLRGRNGYVVDVVSDSAEDPANPSPEMKDTPVFEQEPVPGKPLRTTLDLRMQELGERVLAGTKPPSALVAIRPSDGAVLAAATGPGADGQAIATTGQYAPGSTFKIVTALAALRAGVTPQTTTPCPATTVVDGKSFKNYDDYPASALGRVPFAEAFAQSCNTAMIGLRGKVAQSDLASAAASLGMGVDQDLGFPSYFGSVPSQAPETEHAASMIGQGKVLASPFTMATVSASVAAGRTVVPVLLPEVTPPKADSTLTAAEGRALQALMRRVVTNGSGRGLASLGGEVGAKTGTAEYGSPVKTHTWMVGTDGDLAVAVFVETGESGSQTAGPLLKRFLAGTP; encoded by the coding sequence ATGCCGTTCACCTCCGTACGCCGTCTCGCCTCCGGTGCCGTCGTCGCGATGGTCGCCGCGGGCACCCTCGCCGCCTGCAGCGGTCCCTCCGCCGACCCCGAGGCCGAGCGCCTCGCCGAGGGGCTCTCCGCACTCGACCTCGCCAAGGTCCCGATCGACGATCCGCAGGCCTCAGAGGCGCTCGCGACCATCACCCGCGGCATGGACGAGCTCAAGCCGACCGTCTCGGTGGAGAGCGTCGAGGAGGACGACGACCGCGCGACCGTCACGCTGTCGTACCGCTGGACGCTCGGCCCCGAGGCGACCTGGTCGTACGAGACCGAGGCGGCGATGACCCGCAAGGACGACTCCTGGACGGTCGCGTGGGACCCCACGCTGGTGGCGCCGGACCTCGCCGACGGACAGCGGCTGCGCATCCGTACCGTCATGCCCGAGCGCGGCGACATCATGGGAGGCGAGGGCACGGCGCTGGTCACGGAACGTTCCGTCCTGCGCGTCGGTCTCGACAAGGCAGCCGTCGAGCCCGCCCGCCACGACAGCTCGGCCCGGGCGATCGCGCGGCTCGTCGAGATCGACCCCGCCGCATTCGCGAAGAGGGTGTCCCAGTCCGGTCCGAAGGCCTTCGTCGAAGCGCTCGTCGTCCGTACGGAGCAGGCGCCGCCGCTCGGCGCCGTCGAGGCGATCCAGGGCGGCGCGGTGATCACCGACACGCTGCCGCTGGCGCCGTCGCGGACGTTCGCCGCCGGGGTTCTCGGGTCGGTCGGCGAGGCCACGAAGGAGCTGGTCGACGAGAGCGAGGGTCGGCTTCGCTCCGGGGACGTGACGGGCCTGTCGGGCCTCCAGCGCCGGTACGACGAGACGCTGCGAGGGCGCAACGGCTACGTCGTGGACGTCGTCAGCGACTCCGCCGAGGACCCCGCGAACCCGTCCCCGGAGATGAAGGACACACCAGTCTTCGAGCAGGAGCCGGTCCCCGGCAAGCCGCTGCGTACGACGCTCGACCTCCGGATGCAGGAGCTCGGCGAACGCGTCCTCGCCGGCACGAAGCCGCCCAGCGCGCTCGTCGCGATCCGCCCGTCCGACGGTGCGGTGCTCGCTGCGGCGACCGGGCCTGGCGCCGACGGGCAGGCGATCGCGACGACCGGACAGTACGCGCCGGGGTCGACGTTCAAGATCGTGACCGCGCTGGCTGCGCTGCGTGCGGGCGTGACGCCGCAGACGACGACACCATGCCCTGCGACGACGGTCGTGGACGGCAAGTCGTTCAAGAACTACGACGACTACCCGGCGAGCGCGCTGGGGCGGGTCCCGTTCGCCGAGGCGTTCGCGCAGTCGTGCAACACCGCGATGATCGGGCTGCGCGGCAAGGTCGCCCAGTCCGATCTCGCCTCGGCGGCAGCGTCGCTGGGGATGGGGGTTGACCAGGATCTCGGGTTCCCCTCGTACTTCGGATCGGTGCCTTCGCAAGCTCCCGAGACCGAGCATGCGGCGTCGATGATCGGTCAGGGCAAGGTGCTCGCGTCGCCGTTCACGATGGCGACCGTGTCCGCGTCCGTCGCGGCGGGCCGTACGGTCGTCCCGGTGCTTCTTCCGGAGGTCACGCCGCCGAAGGCCGACTCCACGCTGACGGCCGCCGAGGGGCGCGCGCTGCAGGCGCTGATGCGGCGCGTGGTCACGAACGGCAGCGGGCGCGGGCTCGCGAGCCTCGGGGGCGAGGTCGGCGCCAAGACGGGCACGGCCGAGTACGGCTCGCCGGTGAAGACCCACACGTGGATGGTCGGGACGGACGGCGACCTCGCGGTGGCGGTGTTCGTGGAGACCGGCGAGTCCGGCTCGCAGACCGCGGGCCCGCTCCTCAAGCGCTTCCTCGCCGGCACCCCCTGA
- the cydC gene encoding thiol reductant ABC exporter subunit CydC, with product MTTARRRLVLGGFFGLLASLASIGLLLVSAWLISRAAQHPPVLYLMLAIVAVRAFGVARAALRYVERLFTHDGALRIGTQIRLAVYEGLERLSPSTLAAGRRGERISRIVSDVEALQDRIVRVAIPRVVTALSAAVVVGLVLAVFPLGGAILAAAVLVAWCGVLVAVRLGGDQTNAATADLRGALAAEVSQTVRSARDLVAYGAADQARDEVARTGDHLASTERRTAFLDGLGVLLVRVCLGAATCAIAWTGVAAAADGALSPVLLAVVVLAPVALAEPLEGLSGIEQQDLRSAASRRRVDELVSAPEDVVDPVDPAADPVGFDLHLRDVALGWGDAPDLVRGLDLDLPEGAVVAVAGPSGSGKSTLAAVLLRLAAPRAGTITLGGTPIDTLTGEQVRRVVATLRQDEHVFDTTIRENLRIADPDADDATLRAALDAAGLGLFVAGLPDGLDTEVGENGNRLSGGERQRLGLARLLLGDHRVLVLDEPTEHLDAATAEALLRDLVALAPYRSILLVSHDERALAAASHVVRLGAATRIVDRV from the coding sequence ATGACGACCGCACGACGCCGTCTCGTCCTCGGAGGATTCTTCGGCCTGCTCGCCAGCCTGGCCTCGATCGGGCTGCTGCTCGTGTCGGCCTGGCTGATCTCGCGGGCGGCACAGCATCCTCCGGTTCTCTACCTCATGCTCGCGATCGTGGCGGTGCGCGCCTTCGGCGTCGCCCGTGCGGCGCTGCGCTACGTCGAGCGGCTGTTCACCCATGACGGGGCGCTGAGGATTGGGACGCAGATCCGGCTCGCGGTGTACGAGGGGCTCGAGCGCCTCTCGCCGTCGACGCTGGCAGCCGGACGGCGCGGCGAGCGCATCAGCCGCATCGTCTCCGACGTCGAGGCCCTCCAGGACCGGATCGTGCGCGTCGCGATCCCGCGGGTCGTCACTGCCCTGTCCGCAGCCGTGGTCGTCGGGCTCGTGCTCGCGGTGTTCCCGCTGGGCGGCGCGATCCTCGCGGCGGCGGTTCTCGTCGCGTGGTGCGGGGTTCTCGTGGCCGTACGCCTCGGCGGCGACCAGACCAACGCGGCCACCGCGGACCTCCGGGGTGCGCTCGCCGCCGAGGTCTCGCAGACCGTACGCTCCGCGCGCGACCTGGTCGCGTACGGCGCCGCGGACCAGGCACGCGACGAGGTCGCCCGTACAGGGGATCATCTCGCGTCCACCGAGCGCCGTACCGCCTTCCTCGACGGGCTCGGGGTTCTCCTCGTCCGGGTGTGCCTCGGTGCCGCGACCTGCGCGATCGCGTGGACCGGTGTCGCCGCGGCCGCCGACGGGGCCCTCTCGCCGGTGCTCCTCGCGGTGGTCGTCCTCGCCCCCGTGGCGCTGGCCGAGCCGCTGGAGGGCCTGAGCGGCATCGAGCAGCAGGACCTCCGCTCGGCCGCGTCGCGACGCCGGGTCGACGAGCTCGTCTCGGCTCCCGAGGACGTCGTGGATCCGGTCGACCCGGCTGCGGATCCCGTCGGCTTCGACCTGCACCTGCGTGACGTCGCGCTCGGCTGGGGCGACGCGCCGGACCTCGTACGGGGCCTCGACCTCGACCTGCCAGAGGGCGCCGTGGTTGCCGTCGCGGGTCCGAGCGGGTCCGGCAAGTCGACGCTCGCCGCGGTCCTGCTGCGCCTCGCCGCGCCGCGCGCCGGCACGATCACGCTCGGAGGCACGCCGATCGACACGCTCACCGGCGAGCAGGTCCGCCGGGTCGTCGCGACCCTGCGCCAGGACGAGCACGTCTTCGACACGACTATCCGCGAGAACTTGCGGATCGCCGATCCCGACGCCGACGACGCGACCTTGCGTGCGGCACTCGACGCGGCGGGGCTCGGGTTGTTCGTGGCCGGGCTGCCCGACGGGCTCGACACCGAGGTCGGCGAGAACGGCAACCGGCTGTCCGGCGGAGAGCGGCAGCGGCTCGGACTGGCCCGGCTCCTGCTCGGGGACCACCGTGTCCTCGTGCTTGACGAGCCGACCGAGCACCTCGACGCCGCGACCGCCGAGGCGTTGCTGCGCGACCTCGTCGCCCTCGCCCCGTACCGGTCGATCCTGCTGGTCAGCCATGACGAGCGAGCCCTCGCGGCCGCGTCGCACGTCGTACGCCTCGGAGCGGCGACTAGGATCGTTGACCGTGTCTGA
- a CDS encoding cytochrome ubiquinol oxidase subunit I has product MEALELARWQFGITTVYHFFFVPITIGLSFLVAGLELAWVRTRNEKWLRLTKFFGKVFLINFAMGIVTGLVQEFQFGMNWSDYSRFVGDIFGAPLAVEGLLAFFLESTFLGLWIFGWDKLSPAVHNACMWIAAIGTALSAYFILAANSFMQNPVGYTFNAERGRAELESFTEVLTNKVVLITLPHTLFGAFMVAGGLMAAVSMWWLIRRKPVDADAFRSTLRLGAVTLLVAGLGTVVTGDIQGKVMTEVQPMKMAAAEALYETKQPAPFSILTVGSLDGDKPFYQLEVPHLLSYLATGTWNGEVQGINNLQAEYEETYGPGNYKPYIPVTYWSFRLMITCGALAMAIGAWMLWVTRKGRVPRSDRRWPIWLAVAATLLPLFANSFGWIFTEMGRQPWIVFGLMRTEAGVSPNVGAGTVLTSLIVFTLLYGALAVVEVKLLLSAIKKGLPDVDPDNETGKQPDDKPMAFAY; this is encoded by the coding sequence ATGGAAGCCCTCGAGTTGGCGCGGTGGCAGTTCGGCATCACGACCGTCTACCACTTCTTCTTCGTCCCGATCACGATCGGGCTCTCGTTCCTCGTCGCAGGCCTGGAGCTGGCCTGGGTCAGGACGCGCAACGAGAAATGGCTGAGACTCACGAAGTTCTTCGGGAAGGTGTTCCTGATCAACTTCGCGATGGGGATCGTCACCGGCCTCGTGCAGGAGTTCCAGTTCGGCATGAACTGGTCCGACTACTCACGTTTCGTCGGTGACATCTTCGGTGCGCCGCTCGCGGTCGAGGGCCTGCTGGCCTTCTTCCTCGAGTCGACCTTCCTTGGCCTCTGGATTTTCGGATGGGACAAGCTCTCACCCGCGGTGCACAACGCCTGCATGTGGATCGCGGCGATCGGCACCGCTCTCTCTGCGTACTTCATCCTCGCGGCGAACTCCTTCATGCAGAACCCGGTGGGCTACACGTTCAACGCCGAGCGCGGACGTGCGGAACTGGAGAGCTTCACCGAGGTCCTGACCAACAAGGTCGTCCTCATCACGCTGCCGCACACGCTGTTCGGCGCCTTCATGGTGGCCGGCGGCCTCATGGCCGCGGTCTCGATGTGGTGGCTGATCCGACGCAAGCCCGTCGATGCGGACGCGTTCCGCTCCACCCTTCGTCTGGGCGCCGTGACCCTGCTCGTCGCCGGGCTCGGCACCGTCGTCACCGGCGACATCCAGGGCAAGGTCATGACCGAGGTCCAGCCGATGAAGATGGCCGCGGCCGAGGCGCTGTACGAGACCAAGCAACCAGCGCCGTTCTCGATCCTCACGGTCGGCTCGCTCGACGGTGACAAGCCCTTCTACCAGCTCGAGGTCCCGCACCTCCTGTCGTACCTCGCCACCGGCACGTGGAACGGTGAGGTCCAGGGGATCAACAACCTGCAGGCGGAGTACGAGGAGACGTACGGGCCCGGCAACTACAAGCCGTACATCCCCGTCACGTACTGGTCGTTCCGGCTGATGATCACCTGTGGCGCGCTCGCGATGGCGATCGGCGCCTGGATGCTCTGGGTCACGCGCAAGGGCCGCGTCCCCCGCAGCGACCGGCGATGGCCGATCTGGCTCGCCGTCGCGGCGACGCTGCTCCCGCTGTTCGCGAACTCCTTCGGCTGGATCTTCACCGAGATGGGTCGTCAGCCCTGGATCGTGTTCGGGTTGATGCGGACCGAGGCCGGTGTCTCGCCGAACGTCGGGGCCGGCACCGTGCTCACGTCCCTGATCGTCTTCACCCTGCTGTACGGAGCGTTGGCGGTCGTCGAGGTCAAGCTGCTGCTGTCGGCGATCAAAAAGGGGCTGCCCGACGTCGATCCCGACAACGAGACCGGCAAGCAGCCCGACGACAAGCCGATGGCGTTCGCCTACTAG
- a CDS encoding ammonium transporter, which yields MDTGHAAWILTSASLVLMMTPALALFYGGMTRTKSVLNMMMMSFSALGVVGVVYVLWGWSMSYGSEDVGGFFANPFELFGLDGVEGIGYISVAFQLTFAVLTAALISGALAERVKFSSWLVFLPLWVTLAYFPLAHMVWGGGFLSGSADGLAAMIFGTTGSGADEAATVAPIDYAGGTVVHINAGIAALILVLLIGKRKGFGKEPTRPGNLPLTMLGAGLLWFGWFGFNVGSYVDATGTEPISSGAEGFIENSIAYATAFTGEVGLVWINTAVAASAAIIGWLVVEKIRDGKATSLGAASGIVAGLVAITPACGALSPIGAIILGLVAGAACALAVGLKFTFGYDDSLDVVGVHLVGGLIGTLGIGLLAVNGGLFYGDGIKLFVVQVSIALFAMVWSGVFTLIIGLAIKAVMGWRVAEEDEVEGIDLSEHGESAYDLAPASGVARPSVAATLTHTPEGAKA from the coding sequence ATGGACACCGGCCACGCAGCCTGGATCCTGACCTCCGCGTCGCTCGTTCTCATGATGACGCCGGCCCTGGCGCTCTTCTACGGCGGAATGACGCGGACCAAGTCAGTCCTCAACATGATGATGATGTCGTTTAGCGCTCTGGGCGTCGTCGGCGTCGTCTACGTCCTGTGGGGCTGGTCGATGTCGTACGGCTCGGAGGACGTCGGCGGCTTCTTCGCCAACCCGTTCGAGCTGTTCGGGCTCGACGGCGTCGAGGGCATCGGCTACATCAGCGTCGCCTTCCAGCTGACGTTCGCGGTGCTGACCGCGGCGCTGATCAGCGGCGCGCTGGCCGAGCGTGTGAAGTTCTCCTCGTGGCTGGTCTTCCTGCCGCTGTGGGTCACGCTCGCCTACTTCCCGCTGGCGCACATGGTCTGGGGCGGCGGATTCCTCTCCGGCAGCGCCGACGGCCTCGCCGCGATGATCTTCGGGACGACCGGCTCGGGCGCCGACGAGGCCGCGACGGTCGCTCCGATCGACTATGCCGGCGGTACGGTCGTCCACATCAACGCCGGTATCGCCGCGCTGATCCTCGTCCTGCTGATCGGCAAGCGCAAGGGCTTCGGCAAGGAGCCGACCCGTCCGGGCAACCTCCCCCTGACGATGCTCGGCGCTGGCCTCCTGTGGTTCGGCTGGTTCGGGTTCAACGTCGGCTCGTACGTCGACGCCACCGGCACGGAGCCGATCTCCAGCGGTGCCGAGGGCTTCATCGAGAACTCGATCGCCTATGCCACCGCGTTCACCGGCGAGGTCGGGCTGGTCTGGATCAACACCGCCGTTGCTGCCTCTGCCGCGATCATCGGCTGGCTCGTCGTCGAGAAGATCCGCGACGGCAAGGCCACCTCGCTGGGTGCCGCTTCGGGCATCGTCGCCGGTCTCGTCGCGATCACCCCTGCGTGCGGCGCGCTCAGCCCGATCGGCGCGATCATCCTCGGCCTCGTCGCTGGCGCGGCCTGCGCCCTGGCGGTCGGCCTGAAGTTCACGTTCGGCTACGACGACTCGCTCGACGTCGTCGGTGTCCACCTTGTCGGTGGTCTCATCGGCACTCTGGGCATCGGCCTCCTCGCCGTCAACGGCGGGCTGTTCTATGGCGACGGCATCAAGCTGTTCGTGGTCCAGGTCTCGATCGCGCTCTTCGCGATGGTCTGGTCGGGGGTCTTCACCCTGATCATCGGCCTGGCCATCAAGGCGGTCATGGGCTGGCGCGTCGCCGAGGAGGACGAGGTGGAGGGCATCGACCTCTCCGAGCACGGCGAGTCGGCCTACGACCTCGCGCCCGCCTCCGGTGTGGCCCGCCCGTCGGTCGCCGCTACGCTGACCCACACCCCTGAAGGAGCCAAGGCATGA
- the cydB gene encoding cytochrome d ubiquinol oxidase subunit II, translated as MELTTVWFCVVAFLFVGYFVLEGFDFGVGMLLPFLGRDDRERRTMINTISPLWDGNEVWLIVAGASIFAAFPEWYATLFSGFYLPLLLILVALIVRGVAFEYRHQRDDAAWKQRWDAAIIFGSFVPALLWGVAFGNIVRGVEIDADKNYVGTFFDLLNPYALLAGAVTLTLFLTHGANFLALKTRGIIHERARDASLKVGLVAAVLAVGFLLWTCLDHDDVWVWALSGLAALAFVGGLVAAWARRDGWAFVGTMAAIGLAVTALFVALFPDVMPSTLDPAYSLTTENAASTDKTLEIMSWVAVIFLPIVIGYQAWSYWVFRKRISVESIAADVPVEHTPA; from the coding sequence ATGGAGCTCACCACCGTTTGGTTCTGCGTCGTCGCGTTCCTCTTCGTCGGGTACTTCGTACTCGAGGGATTCGACTTCGGCGTCGGCATGCTGCTGCCCTTCCTGGGCCGCGACGACCGCGAACGCCGCACGATGATCAACACGATCAGCCCGCTCTGGGACGGCAACGAGGTCTGGTTGATCGTCGCCGGCGCCAGCATCTTCGCCGCGTTCCCGGAGTGGTACGCGACGTTGTTCAGCGGGTTCTACCTCCCGCTGCTTCTGATCCTGGTCGCGCTGATCGTGCGTGGCGTGGCGTTCGAGTACCGCCACCAGCGCGACGACGCGGCCTGGAAGCAGCGCTGGGACGCCGCGATCATTTTCGGCTCATTCGTCCCCGCCCTGCTGTGGGGAGTGGCGTTCGGCAACATCGTGCGTGGCGTGGAGATCGACGCCGACAAGAACTACGTCGGCACTTTCTTCGACCTGCTCAACCCGTACGCACTGCTGGCCGGGGCGGTCACGCTGACCCTGTTCCTGACCCACGGAGCGAACTTCCTCGCGCTCAAGACACGCGGCATCATCCACGAGCGGGCGCGCGACGCCTCGCTCAAGGTCGGTCTGGTCGCCGCGGTGCTCGCGGTCGGTTTCCTGCTGTGGACGTGCCTCGACCACGACGACGTCTGGGTGTGGGCGCTGTCTGGCCTCGCCGCGCTCGCCTTCGTCGGTGGGCTCGTCGCTGCCTGGGCTCGTCGCGACGGCTGGGCGTTCGTCGGCACGATGGCCGCGATCGGTCTCGCTGTCACCGCCCTGTTCGTGGCGCTGTTCCCCGACGTGATGCCCTCGACGCTCGATCCGGCGTACAGCCTCACGACCGAGAACGCGGCCTCGACCGACAAGACGCTCGAGATCATGAGCTGGGTCGCCGTGATCTTCCTGCCGATCGTCATCGGATACCAGGCCTGGAGCTACTGGGTGTTCCGCAAGCGGATCAGCGTGGAGTCCATCGCGGCGGACGTGCCGGTGGAGCACACGCCGGCATGA
- a CDS encoding BlaI/MecI/CopY family transcriptional regulator, whose amino-acid sequence MARLGELEREVMDLLWDADDPLTGREVLDLLTPSRDLAYTTVTTVLDRLARKQVVARRREGRAFTYAPQVGRDELTVTLMHEVLASAGEDRTAALVYFAETASDDDAQALRAALARIEAKNPPVEPPPVEPVPPVEPVETP is encoded by the coding sequence GTGGCACGACTTGGCGAGCTCGAGCGCGAGGTGATGGACCTCCTCTGGGACGCGGACGACCCGCTGACCGGACGTGAGGTCCTCGATCTCCTGACCCCCAGCCGCGACCTCGCCTACACGACGGTCACCACGGTCCTCGACCGGCTCGCCCGCAAGCAGGTCGTCGCACGCCGCCGCGAGGGCCGCGCCTTCACGTACGCACCGCAGGTCGGCCGTGACGAGCTCACCGTGACGCTCATGCACGAGGTGCTCGCGTCGGCCGGCGAAGACCGTACGGCAGCGCTCGTCTACTTCGCCGAGACGGCCAGCGACGACGACGCCCAGGCGCTGCGCGCCGCGCTCGCCCGCATCGAGGCGAAGAACCCGCCGGTCGAGCCTCCGCCGGTCGAGCCTGTCCCGCCGGTCGAGCCTGTCGAGACCCCATGA